Proteins encoded together in one Monomorium pharaonis isolate MP-MQ-018 chromosome 8, ASM1337386v2, whole genome shotgun sequence window:
- the LOC105840163 gene encoding BTB/POZ domain-containing protein 10 isoform X3 — protein MTKQNQNQNQNNSRDNAISGGSATASTTGISNQPTSDERITLIVDNTRFIVDPALFTAHPNTMLGRMFSSGVEYAQPNERGEYEVADGISAMVFRAILEYYKGGVIRCPPTVSVQELREACDYLLVPFDASTVKCQNLRGLLHELSNEGARCQFEVFLEDLILPLMVNSARRGDRECHIVVLLEDDVVDWDEEYPPQMGEEYSQTVNSTAMYRFFKYIENRDVAKQVMKERGLKKIRLGIEGYPTYKEKVKKRAGGRAEVIYNYVQRPFIHMSWEKEEAKSRHVDFQCVKSKSVTNLAEATADPVLDAAGNPMLLQAAEGAVSQPEVVGLPMGSDADVDGPMGSGDQDLGPLPSDELP, from the exons ATGACCAAACAAAATCAGAATCAAAACCAAAACAATAGCAGAGATAACGCAATATCGGGAGGATCGGCAACAGCATCTACTACCGGGATTAGCAATCAACCAACTAGTGATGAAAGAATCACTCTCATCGTTGATAATACCAG atttaTCGTTGATCCAGCTTTGTTTACAGCGCATCCTAACACAATGTTAGGTCGTATGTTCAGTTCGGGCGTGGAATATGCTCAGCCTAATGAACGCGGTGAATACGAAGTCGCCGACGGAATTTCTGCTATGGTTTTCCGCGCCATCTTGGAATATTATAAGGGTGGAGTAATTCGATGTCCTCCGACTGTAAGTGTTCAGGAATTACGAGAAGCTTGCGACTACTTGCTAGTACCTTTTGATGCTAGCACAGTAAAATGCCAAAATCTTa GAGGATTGCTACACGAATTGTCGAATGAAGGTGCACGCTGCcaatttgaagtatttttggAGGATCTAATCTTGCCATTGATGGTGAACAGCGCGCGACGTGGTGATCGCGAGTGCCACATTGTTGTACTGCTAGAGGACGATGTTGTCGATTGGGATGAGGAATATCCTCCTCAAATGGGAGAAGAATATTCTCAAA ctGTTAATAGTACGGCAATGTATCGCTTTTTCAAGTATATTGAGAACCGGGACGTGGCCAAGCAAGTAATGAAGGAGCGTGGTCTTAAGAAAATTCGTCTAGGTATCGAGGGATACCCAACTTACAAAGAAAAAGTGAAGAAACGCGCTGGTGGCCGTGCCGAGGTCATCTACAATTACGTTCAGCGACCTTTTATCCACATGTCTTGGGAAAAAGAGGAAGCAAAGAGTCGTCACGTTGATTTCCAGTGCGTTAAGTCCAAGTCGGTGACGAATCTTGCTGAAGCCACAGCTGATCCCGTTCTAGATGCCGCTGGAAATCCTATGCTTCTTCAAGCCGCTGAGGGAGCAGTCTCTCAGCCGGAAGTGGTCGGGCTTCCTATGGGTTCGGATGCCGATGTGGATGGGCCAATGGGATCTGGCGATCAAGACTTGGGTCCGCTACCGTCTGACGAGCTACCATAA
- the LOC105840163 gene encoding BTB/POZ domain-containing protein 10 isoform X1, which produces MSNPSERINYMQDSSSDTETDYKETDARGRHLYKNRLSCGGSSKPKSCLVQRDSSGDRHFFISGNYRRNSHGTKPVNRIRSNVNMTKQNQNQNQNNSRDNAISGGSATASTTGISNQPTSDERITLIVDNTRFIVDPALFTAHPNTMLGRMFSSGVEYAQPNERGEYEVADGISAMVFRAILEYYKGGVIRCPPTVSVQELREACDYLLVPFDASTVKCQNLRGLLHELSNEGARCQFEVFLEDLILPLMVNSARRGDRECHIVVLLEDDVVDWDEEYPPQMGEEYSQTVNSTAMYRFFKYIENRDVAKQVMKERGLKKIRLGIEGYPTYKEKVKKRAGGRAEVIYNYVQRPFIHMSWEKEEAKSRHVDFQCVKSKSVTNLAEATADPVLDAAGNPMLLQAAEGAVSQPEVVGLPMGSDADVDGPMGSGDQDLGPLPSDELP; this is translated from the exons ATGTCAAATCCATCAGAGCGTATTAATTACATGCAAGACAGCAGCAGTGACACAGAGACTGATTACAAAGAGACAGATGCAAGAGGGAGACACTTATATAAGAACAGACTGAg TTGTGGTGGCTCATCGAAGCCGAAATCTTGTCTGGTACAGAGGGACAGCAGTGGCGATCgacattttttcatttccGGAAATTACCGGAGAAATTCGCATGGCACGAAACCCGTTAACAG AATTCGATCGAATGTCAATATGACCAAACAAAATCAGAATCAAAACCAAAACAATAGCAGAGATAACGCAATATCGGGAGGATCGGCAACAGCATCTACTACCGGGATTAGCAATCAACCAACTAGTGATGAAAGAATCACTCTCATCGTTGATAATACCAG atttaTCGTTGATCCAGCTTTGTTTACAGCGCATCCTAACACAATGTTAGGTCGTATGTTCAGTTCGGGCGTGGAATATGCTCAGCCTAATGAACGCGGTGAATACGAAGTCGCCGACGGAATTTCTGCTATGGTTTTCCGCGCCATCTTGGAATATTATAAGGGTGGAGTAATTCGATGTCCTCCGACTGTAAGTGTTCAGGAATTACGAGAAGCTTGCGACTACTTGCTAGTACCTTTTGATGCTAGCACAGTAAAATGCCAAAATCTTa GAGGATTGCTACACGAATTGTCGAATGAAGGTGCACGCTGCcaatttgaagtatttttggAGGATCTAATCTTGCCATTGATGGTGAACAGCGCGCGACGTGGTGATCGCGAGTGCCACATTGTTGTACTGCTAGAGGACGATGTTGTCGATTGGGATGAGGAATATCCTCCTCAAATGGGAGAAGAATATTCTCAAA ctGTTAATAGTACGGCAATGTATCGCTTTTTCAAGTATATTGAGAACCGGGACGTGGCCAAGCAAGTAATGAAGGAGCGTGGTCTTAAGAAAATTCGTCTAGGTATCGAGGGATACCCAACTTACAAAGAAAAAGTGAAGAAACGCGCTGGTGGCCGTGCCGAGGTCATCTACAATTACGTTCAGCGACCTTTTATCCACATGTCTTGGGAAAAAGAGGAAGCAAAGAGTCGTCACGTTGATTTCCAGTGCGTTAAGTCCAAGTCGGTGACGAATCTTGCTGAAGCCACAGCTGATCCCGTTCTAGATGCCGCTGGAAATCCTATGCTTCTTCAAGCCGCTGAGGGAGCAGTCTCTCAGCCGGAAGTGGTCGGGCTTCCTATGGGTTCGGATGCCGATGTGGATGGGCCAATGGGATCTGGCGATCAAGACTTGGGTCCGCTACCGTCTGACGAGCTACCATAA
- the LOC105840124 gene encoding protein nervous wreck isoform X1: MQPPPRKGNYAKFLKNVHTEQAAKLQAKNQHECDLLEDIRNFTIKKSAIEKSYSEALLKISSAYLNKKIPNIPDLKVDGAEEKWNMWNVWRTVLEENEKLARARLAAVEVFQQQIADDAKSLRMHKLQISKKAIDQLLIVQKELQTCVQDVDKTKKLYFDEEHSAHDVRDKAKDIEEKLKKKKGSFFQSITSLQKNSAKVSSKRDALEEKSTGARNDYLLSLAAANAHQNRYFVVDLQSTMQYLEQGVYDKVAEYLTLMGRTELLTCLATQNSFGKIRDQAQQLTREYNIQCCCLYYPVLKQHIQYEFEPCDSDPVDRVTADHSAATTLGKEARRWSTKIAREVASIRENNRKLQILYQLKEAGHKTDPNDPNGPDIETKIDELKHAVRRAETAKLKAEARIECLRHGGVNVDEFLQEAETLSVQDMPRSASSLSVRTDASGAAEHPSSDSFYDSDGDGGSDLTTLERPGKNAPQQEEEIEERQRHDSAEVDALLEQEKQRMEQLTAGWDDPTAVDWDNELKDEQDMTHETPEMPSNQPIYKCTALYSYTAQNPDELSIVESEQLDVVGEGDGDGWLRARNYRGEEGFVPQNYLDVEREPETTTGLTSQGPGLVQQISFSSVDYTIDDHDAVDPDANLQSAAPEAVIQNHLGVIETEQFCIALYDYDATCDEELSFLEGDILKVLKKEPHDVDDGWWEGELRGQQGLFPSLVVEPCGPDGCPLTPQENLTPPSSAPPVFTPPEVPEFFLEELAQMEESQEEKSMVNGDSRFMMNLSRDQKEQYGSQFDGDEETPGILVVEISDESGDKMEKDPKFGEDLKSTDQKDDFGLGVAQIVITAATPMEEIEHPFPGTEGTPEESAKIAEASEADVEASSAASDPNESEYKEEEEPTVILDEKEEEAEEKSTIDELPADSAPFPISSSSGSEADSTSGPSTNENSQSRGTVVEVTEEITEVMEEEEIMPGKMLVGGRASIPDELQPDQLEKLQTLKESNA, from the exons ATGCAACCACCACCGAGAAAA GGAAACTATGCGAAATTTCTGAAGAATGTGCACACAGAGCAGGCGGCAAAATTACAGGCAAAGAATCAGCACGAATGTGATCTTCTGGAAGACATACG taattttacgataaaaaaatctgCCATTGAAAAATCCTATTCTGAG GCGCTACTCAAAATATCATctgcatatttaaataagaagaTACCGAACATACCAGATCTCAAAGTCGATGGAGCAGAAGAGAAATg GAACATGTGGAATGTATGGCGAACCGTGCTGGAGGAGAACGAGAAGTTGGCGCGCGCACGCCTCGCCGCTGTCGAGGTCTTCCAGCAGCAGATCGCCGACGACGCCAAGAGCCTCAGGATGCATAAATTACAAATCTCTAAAAAG GCAATCGACCAATTACTGATAGTACAAAAAGAGCTCCAAACTTGCGTACAGGATGTCGACAAGACGAAGAAATTGTACTTTGACGAGGAACACAGCGCACATGATGTGCGCGATAAAGCAAAAGACATCGAAGAAAA actgaagaagaagaagggtTCTTTCTTCCAGTCGATAACGTCTTTACAGAAAAATAGTGCTAAg GTGAGCTCAAAGCGAGATGCTCTGGAGGAGAAATCAACTGGTGCTCGCAATGATTATCTGTTGAGTCTCGCCGCCGCCAATGCCCATCAGAATCGATATTTTGTAGTCGATTTACAATCCACCATGCAG TATTTGGAGCAAGGCGTTTATGACAAAGTAGCAGAATATTTAACCCTGATGGGACGCACGGAACTGCTCACTTGTCTAGCCACCCAAAATAGCTTCGGCAAGATTCGCGATCAAGCTCAGCAG CTTACTAGAGAGTACAATATCCAATGTTGCTGTTTATACTATCCCGTTTTGAAGCAACATATTCAATACGAGTTTGAGCCTTGCGATAGTGATCCGGTAGATAG GGTAACTGCTGATCATTCGGCGGCGACGACATTGGGCAAAGAAGCACGTCGCTGGTCGACAAAAATTGCCCGCGAGGTTGCCAGTATCCGTGAAAATAAccgaaaattacaaatattatatcaacTTAAAGAGGCTGGTCACAAG aCTGATCCGAACGATCCTAATGGTCCAGATATAGAAACTAAAATCGATGAGTTAAAGCATGCTGTTCGACGAGCAgag aCCGCAAAACTCAAAGCGGAAGCGAGGATAGAATGTCTTCGACACGGTGGAg TAAACGTAGACGAATTCTTGCAAGAGGCTGAAACACTCAGCGTTCAGGATATGCCACGTTCGGCTAGTTCTCTCTCCGTTAGAACAGATGCATCTGGTGCAGCg GAACATCCGTCATCGGACTCATTCTATGACAGCGACGGCGACGGTGGAAGCGACCTAACGACTTTGGAACGGCCCGGAAAGAATGCGCCTCAACAGGAAGAGGAAATCGAAGAGAGGCAGAGGCATGACAGTGCCGAGGTTGATG CATTGCTAGAGCAGGAAAAACAACGGATGGAGCAACTAACGGCAGGTTGGGATGATCCTACGGCGGTCGATTGGGACAACGAATTGAAAGATGAGCAGGATATGACGCACGAAACACCAGAGATGCCTTCTAACCAACCCATATACAAGTGCACTGCTCTATATTCTTACACA gcGCAAAATCCCGACGAACTTTCCATCGTGGAAAGCGAGCAGTTAGATGTGGTAGGTGAAGGCGACGGTGATGGATGGTTAAGAGCGAGAAATTATCGAGGAGAGGAAGGTTTCGTTCCTCAGAATTATCTCGATGTAGAAAGAGAACCTGAGACCACTACCGGTCTAACTTCGCAGGGACCAGGTCTGGTCCAGCAGATTTCTTTCTCATCCGTTGATTACACCATTGATGATCACGATGCCGTTGATCCCGATGCCAATTTGCAAAGTGCCGCTCCAGAAGCCGTAATACAAAACCATCTTGGAG ttaTAGAAACGGAGCAATTCTGTATTGCGCTTTACGACTATGATGCCACGTGCGACGAAGAATTAAGCTTTTTGGAGGGCGATATCCTTAAAGTCTTGAAAAAAGAACCACACGATGTAGACGACGGCTGGTGGGAAGGTGAGCTGAGAGGTCAGCAAGGCCTCTTCCCCTCTCTTGTCGTAGAACCTTGTGGTCCGGACGGATGTCCTTTGACCCCACAG GAGAACTTAACACCACCGAGTTCCGCACCGCCAGTCTTTACTCCACCGGAAGTACCAGAATTTTTTCTAGAGGAGCTTGCTCAAATGGAAG AATCGCAAGAAGAAAAATCAATGGTAAATGGTGATAGTAGATTCATGATGAATTTGTCTCGAGACCAAAAAGAACAATATGGTTCACAGTTTGACGGTGATGAAGAAACGCCAGGTATATTAG TCGTGGAGATATCAGATGAATCGGGTGATAAG ATGGAAAAGGATCCCAAATTCGGTGAAGACCTTAAATCTACTGACCAAAAGGATGATTTTGGTCTTGGGGTGGCTCAAATCGTGATCACAGCCGCAACTCCGATGGAAGAGATCGAACATCCCTTCCCTGGGACGGAGGGGACTCCGGAAGAATCGGCAAAGATTGCAGAAGCCTCTGAAGCTGATGTAGAAGCTTCAAGCGCGGCTTCGGATCCAAACGAGAGCGAATataaagaggaagaagagcCAACCGTAATCTTAGatgaaaaagaggaagaagctGAAGAAAAGTCTACAATTGATGAACTTCCAGCAGACTCAGCACCATTTCCAATCAGCAGCAGTTCTGGAAGCGAAGCAGACTCTACTTCCGGCCCCAGCACCAACGAAAATTCTCAGTCGAGGGGAACAGTGGTTGAAGTGACAGAAGAGATCACAGAAGTCATGGAAGAGGAGGAAATCATGCCGGGAAAGATGCTGGTGGGAGGGAGAGCCAGTATCCCGGACGAGCTGCAGCCGGATCAATTGGAAAAATTGCAGACGCTCAAGGAATCGAACGCCTAG
- the LOC105840130 gene encoding 3-hydroxyacyl-CoA dehydrogenase type-2, translated as MLKGTVALVTGGASGLGRGTVERFVKQGAKVVIADLPASKGKTVADELGEANAVFAPMDVTSETDVQAALDLTKQKFGKLDVLVNAAGIAIAFKTYNSNKKLPHKLEDFARILHVNTTGTFNAIRLSAGLMIENTPNQDGQRGVIVNTASVAAFDGQIGQAAYSASKGAVVGMTLPIARDLSKDGIRVVTIAPGLFQTPMLMSLPEKVRTFLAKSVPFPQRLGNPDEYAMLVQQIVENPLLNGEVIRLDGALRMQA; from the exons ATGCTGAAG GGCACTGTAGCTTTGGTGACTGGTGGTGCTTCCGGATTAGGCCGTGGAACTGTAGAAAGATTTGTCAAGCAAGGGGCAAAGGTGGTTATTGCTGATTTGCCTGCTTCAAAGGGTAAAACTGTAGCTGATGAATTGGGAGAAGCCAATGCGGTATTCGCACCTATggat GTAACATCGGAAACTGATGTTCAAGCTGCTCTTGATCTtacgaaacaaaaatttgggAAGCTTGACGTTCTCGTCAATGCTGCTGGTATCGCAATAGCTTTTAAGACATataacagtaataaaaaaCTTCCTCACAAATTGGAGGATTTCGCTAGAATTCTCCATGTCAACACCACCGGTACCTTCAATGCTATTCGCCTTTCTGCTGGCTTGATGATTGAAAACACACCTAATCAAGATGGTCAAAGAGGTGTAATCGTTAACACCGCGAGTGTCGCCGCTTTTGATGGTCAAATAGGACAGGCTGCTTACTCTGCTTCAAAAGGAGCAGTCGTAG GAATGACTTTGCCTATCGCCCGCGATCTCTCCAAGGATGGAATTCGTGTTGTAACAATTGCTCCAGGACTTTTCCAAACTCCAATGTTAATGTCACTGCCAGAAAAAGTGCGTACCTTCTTGGCAAAGAGCGTACCGTTTCCTCAAAGATTAGGAAATCCTGATGAGTATGCCATGTTGGTACAACAAATCGTTGAAAATCCATTATTGAATGGGGAGGTGATCAGATTGGATGGTGCTTTGCGAATGCAAGCTTGA
- the LOC105840163 gene encoding BTB/POZ domain-containing protein 10 isoform X2, which yields MSNPSERINYMQDSSSDTETDYKETDARGRHLYKNRLRIRSNVNMTKQNQNQNQNNSRDNAISGGSATASTTGISNQPTSDERITLIVDNTRFIVDPALFTAHPNTMLGRMFSSGVEYAQPNERGEYEVADGISAMVFRAILEYYKGGVIRCPPTVSVQELREACDYLLVPFDASTVKCQNLRGLLHELSNEGARCQFEVFLEDLILPLMVNSARRGDRECHIVVLLEDDVVDWDEEYPPQMGEEYSQTVNSTAMYRFFKYIENRDVAKQVMKERGLKKIRLGIEGYPTYKEKVKKRAGGRAEVIYNYVQRPFIHMSWEKEEAKSRHVDFQCVKSKSVTNLAEATADPVLDAAGNPMLLQAAEGAVSQPEVVGLPMGSDADVDGPMGSGDQDLGPLPSDELP from the exons ATGTCAAATCCATCAGAGCGTATTAATTACATGCAAGACAGCAGCAGTGACACAGAGACTGATTACAAAGAGACAGATGCAAGAGGGAGACACTTATATAAGAACAGACTGAg AATTCGATCGAATGTCAATATGACCAAACAAAATCAGAATCAAAACCAAAACAATAGCAGAGATAACGCAATATCGGGAGGATCGGCAACAGCATCTACTACCGGGATTAGCAATCAACCAACTAGTGATGAAAGAATCACTCTCATCGTTGATAATACCAG atttaTCGTTGATCCAGCTTTGTTTACAGCGCATCCTAACACAATGTTAGGTCGTATGTTCAGTTCGGGCGTGGAATATGCTCAGCCTAATGAACGCGGTGAATACGAAGTCGCCGACGGAATTTCTGCTATGGTTTTCCGCGCCATCTTGGAATATTATAAGGGTGGAGTAATTCGATGTCCTCCGACTGTAAGTGTTCAGGAATTACGAGAAGCTTGCGACTACTTGCTAGTACCTTTTGATGCTAGCACAGTAAAATGCCAAAATCTTa GAGGATTGCTACACGAATTGTCGAATGAAGGTGCACGCTGCcaatttgaagtatttttggAGGATCTAATCTTGCCATTGATGGTGAACAGCGCGCGACGTGGTGATCGCGAGTGCCACATTGTTGTACTGCTAGAGGACGATGTTGTCGATTGGGATGAGGAATATCCTCCTCAAATGGGAGAAGAATATTCTCAAA ctGTTAATAGTACGGCAATGTATCGCTTTTTCAAGTATATTGAGAACCGGGACGTGGCCAAGCAAGTAATGAAGGAGCGTGGTCTTAAGAAAATTCGTCTAGGTATCGAGGGATACCCAACTTACAAAGAAAAAGTGAAGAAACGCGCTGGTGGCCGTGCCGAGGTCATCTACAATTACGTTCAGCGACCTTTTATCCACATGTCTTGGGAAAAAGAGGAAGCAAAGAGTCGTCACGTTGATTTCCAGTGCGTTAAGTCCAAGTCGGTGACGAATCTTGCTGAAGCCACAGCTGATCCCGTTCTAGATGCCGCTGGAAATCCTATGCTTCTTCAAGCCGCTGAGGGAGCAGTCTCTCAGCCGGAAGTGGTCGGGCTTCCTATGGGTTCGGATGCCGATGTGGATGGGCCAATGGGATCTGGCGATCAAGACTTGGGTCCGCTACCGTCTGACGAGCTACCATAA
- the LOC105840124 gene encoding protein nervous wreck isoform X2: MQPPPRKGNYAKFLKNVHTEQAAKLQAKNQHECDLLEDIRNFTIKKSAIEKSYSEALLKISSAYLNKKIPNIPDLKVDGAEEKWNMWNVWRTVLEENEKLARARLAAVEVFQQQIADDAKSLRMHKLQISKKAIDQLLIVQKELQTCVQDVDKTKKLYFDEEHSAHDVRDKAKDIEEKLKKKKGSFFQSITSLQKNSAKVSSKRDALEEKSTGARNDYLLSLAAANAHQNRYFVVDLQSTMQYLEQGVYDKVAEYLTLMGRTELLTCLATQNSFGKIRDQAQQLTREYNIQCCCLYYPVLKQHIQYEFEPCDSDPVDRVTADHSAATTLGKEARRWSTKIAREVASIRENNRKLQILYQLKEAGHKTDPNDPNGPDIETKIDELKHAVRRAETAKLKAEARIECLRHGGVNVDEFLQEAETLSVQDMPRSASSLSVRTDASGAAEHPSSDSFYDSDGDGGSDLTTLERPGKNAPQQEEEIEERQRHDSAEVDALLEQEKQRMEQLTAGWDDPTAVDWDNELKDEQDMTHETPEMPSNQPIYKCTALYSYTAQNPDELSIVESEQLDVVGEGDGDGWLRARNYRGEEGFVPQNYLDVEREPETTTGLTSQGPGLVQQISFSSVDYTIDDHDAVDPDANLQSAAPEAVIQNHLGETEQFCIALYDYDATCDEELSFLEGDILKVLKKEPHDVDDGWWEGELRGQQGLFPSLVVEPCGPDGCPLTPQENLTPPSSAPPVFTPPEVPEFFLEELAQMEESQEEKSMVNGDSRFMMNLSRDQKEQYGSQFDGDEETPGILVVEISDESGDKMEKDPKFGEDLKSTDQKDDFGLGVAQIVITAATPMEEIEHPFPGTEGTPEESAKIAEASEADVEASSAASDPNESEYKEEEEPTVILDEKEEEAEEKSTIDELPADSAPFPISSSSGSEADSTSGPSTNENSQSRGTVVEVTEEITEVMEEEEIMPGKMLVGGRASIPDELQPDQLEKLQTLKESNA; encoded by the exons ATGCAACCACCACCGAGAAAA GGAAACTATGCGAAATTTCTGAAGAATGTGCACACAGAGCAGGCGGCAAAATTACAGGCAAAGAATCAGCACGAATGTGATCTTCTGGAAGACATACG taattttacgataaaaaaatctgCCATTGAAAAATCCTATTCTGAG GCGCTACTCAAAATATCATctgcatatttaaataagaagaTACCGAACATACCAGATCTCAAAGTCGATGGAGCAGAAGAGAAATg GAACATGTGGAATGTATGGCGAACCGTGCTGGAGGAGAACGAGAAGTTGGCGCGCGCACGCCTCGCCGCTGTCGAGGTCTTCCAGCAGCAGATCGCCGACGACGCCAAGAGCCTCAGGATGCATAAATTACAAATCTCTAAAAAG GCAATCGACCAATTACTGATAGTACAAAAAGAGCTCCAAACTTGCGTACAGGATGTCGACAAGACGAAGAAATTGTACTTTGACGAGGAACACAGCGCACATGATGTGCGCGATAAAGCAAAAGACATCGAAGAAAA actgaagaagaagaagggtTCTTTCTTCCAGTCGATAACGTCTTTACAGAAAAATAGTGCTAAg GTGAGCTCAAAGCGAGATGCTCTGGAGGAGAAATCAACTGGTGCTCGCAATGATTATCTGTTGAGTCTCGCCGCCGCCAATGCCCATCAGAATCGATATTTTGTAGTCGATTTACAATCCACCATGCAG TATTTGGAGCAAGGCGTTTATGACAAAGTAGCAGAATATTTAACCCTGATGGGACGCACGGAACTGCTCACTTGTCTAGCCACCCAAAATAGCTTCGGCAAGATTCGCGATCAAGCTCAGCAG CTTACTAGAGAGTACAATATCCAATGTTGCTGTTTATACTATCCCGTTTTGAAGCAACATATTCAATACGAGTTTGAGCCTTGCGATAGTGATCCGGTAGATAG GGTAACTGCTGATCATTCGGCGGCGACGACATTGGGCAAAGAAGCACGTCGCTGGTCGACAAAAATTGCCCGCGAGGTTGCCAGTATCCGTGAAAATAAccgaaaattacaaatattatatcaacTTAAAGAGGCTGGTCACAAG aCTGATCCGAACGATCCTAATGGTCCAGATATAGAAACTAAAATCGATGAGTTAAAGCATGCTGTTCGACGAGCAgag aCCGCAAAACTCAAAGCGGAAGCGAGGATAGAATGTCTTCGACACGGTGGAg TAAACGTAGACGAATTCTTGCAAGAGGCTGAAACACTCAGCGTTCAGGATATGCCACGTTCGGCTAGTTCTCTCTCCGTTAGAACAGATGCATCTGGTGCAGCg GAACATCCGTCATCGGACTCATTCTATGACAGCGACGGCGACGGTGGAAGCGACCTAACGACTTTGGAACGGCCCGGAAAGAATGCGCCTCAACAGGAAGAGGAAATCGAAGAGAGGCAGAGGCATGACAGTGCCGAGGTTGATG CATTGCTAGAGCAGGAAAAACAACGGATGGAGCAACTAACGGCAGGTTGGGATGATCCTACGGCGGTCGATTGGGACAACGAATTGAAAGATGAGCAGGATATGACGCACGAAACACCAGAGATGCCTTCTAACCAACCCATATACAAGTGCACTGCTCTATATTCTTACACA gcGCAAAATCCCGACGAACTTTCCATCGTGGAAAGCGAGCAGTTAGATGTGGTAGGTGAAGGCGACGGTGATGGATGGTTAAGAGCGAGAAATTATCGAGGAGAGGAAGGTTTCGTTCCTCAGAATTATCTCGATGTAGAAAGAGAACCTGAGACCACTACCGGTCTAACTTCGCAGGGACCAGGTCTGGTCCAGCAGATTTCTTTCTCATCCGTTGATTACACCATTGATGATCACGATGCCGTTGATCCCGATGCCAATTTGCAAAGTGCCGCTCCAGAAGCCGTAATACAAAACCATCTTGGAG AAACGGAGCAATTCTGTATTGCGCTTTACGACTATGATGCCACGTGCGACGAAGAATTAAGCTTTTTGGAGGGCGATATCCTTAAAGTCTTGAAAAAAGAACCACACGATGTAGACGACGGCTGGTGGGAAGGTGAGCTGAGAGGTCAGCAAGGCCTCTTCCCCTCTCTTGTCGTAGAACCTTGTGGTCCGGACGGATGTCCTTTGACCCCACAG GAGAACTTAACACCACCGAGTTCCGCACCGCCAGTCTTTACTCCACCGGAAGTACCAGAATTTTTTCTAGAGGAGCTTGCTCAAATGGAAG AATCGCAAGAAGAAAAATCAATGGTAAATGGTGATAGTAGATTCATGATGAATTTGTCTCGAGACCAAAAAGAACAATATGGTTCACAGTTTGACGGTGATGAAGAAACGCCAGGTATATTAG TCGTGGAGATATCAGATGAATCGGGTGATAAG ATGGAAAAGGATCCCAAATTCGGTGAAGACCTTAAATCTACTGACCAAAAGGATGATTTTGGTCTTGGGGTGGCTCAAATCGTGATCACAGCCGCAACTCCGATGGAAGAGATCGAACATCCCTTCCCTGGGACGGAGGGGACTCCGGAAGAATCGGCAAAGATTGCAGAAGCCTCTGAAGCTGATGTAGAAGCTTCAAGCGCGGCTTCGGATCCAAACGAGAGCGAATataaagaggaagaagagcCAACCGTAATCTTAGatgaaaaagaggaagaagctGAAGAAAAGTCTACAATTGATGAACTTCCAGCAGACTCAGCACCATTTCCAATCAGCAGCAGTTCTGGAAGCGAAGCAGACTCTACTTCCGGCCCCAGCACCAACGAAAATTCTCAGTCGAGGGGAACAGTGGTTGAAGTGACAGAAGAGATCACAGAAGTCATGGAAGAGGAGGAAATCATGCCGGGAAAGATGCTGGTGGGAGGGAGAGCCAGTATCCCGGACGAGCTGCAGCCGGATCAATTGGAAAAATTGCAGACGCTCAAGGAATCGAACGCCTAG